In the genome of Metabacillus litoralis, the window TTTTCAATATTGCAGCCTTTATAAACTTTTCCATCCTTCGTTAATAAAGCTGCACCTACTTTAAACTTAGAGTAGGGAGTATAAGCCATTTCCCTTGCTGCTTTCGCTTCTTCGATGAGTTGTTCAATGTTCACTAAATCTTTCTTCCTTTCTCTAAGAGAATGACTAATTCTCTCTTTTATTTTACCTAATTTTCGGATAGATTTCACGCCTAATTCAAACTTTGTCATTTAATTGTAAGAATCTTCGGACAGTATATTTAATACATTAAAAGGTTTGTCTTTAAAGTTAACAAACCTTTTTTCAGTAAAAGAAGTCCTAATTTAACAATGATAAGCTATCTGCATTATTCCGGAGCCTCACCATTTGCTTTGACAGCTCATAGCTATACAAATAATTTAAGATGACTCCATATAATAATTACACCAATTATAACCGAAAGAAACGCATATACCAAAACCGCTCCAGCCGCAGCGTCTTTTGCTGCTTTTGCAAGCGGGTGGTAATCTGGTGTAATTAAATCAACAACATGCTCTAAAGCGGTATTGATCAATTCTAACGAAAGCATACCACCGAGTAAAAACAGGAGAAGAACCCATTCAAATGTTGTAAACCCTAGAAGCATTCCCACTATTAGCATGATGAAGGAAATAGAAACATGGATCTGAAAATTCCTCTCCGTTTTAAAGGTTTGAATAATACCGGACCAAGCAAATATAAAGCTTCTAAAAAAACGCTTCCATTCAGATAGTTTCGGATCTTTTAAGTCCATATTGATTTAAAATTTCCTTTTGTTTAGTAAACATCTCTTTTTCATCAGCTTCTGTCATATGATCATAACCTAAAAGATGGAGAAAACCATGTACAGCTAAAAACCCCAGCTCCCTCATAAATGAATGACCATAATCCTGAGCCTGTTCTTTGGTCCGAGGAATCGATATAATGATATCTCCAAGCATTCGAGGTTGATCTATACCAACAATTTCAACCTCGCCTTCTCCCATCTCTTCTAAAGCAAATGAAATAACATCAGTTGGTTGATCTTTGTCTCGATAATCCCGGTTTACTTCTTGTATACGTTCATTTGTAACGAATGTGACTGAGATCTCAGCACCTTCTGTTATCCCTTCTTGTTCAGCAGCAAACTGCAAAAGTTCTTCAACTGTATGTATTTCCTTTTCAGTTAATTCATTTGTTTCATCATGACTATCGATAGATAATCTCATTCTTTCTTCACCTTCTGTTTTTTTGTTAGTTCAGGGTACTCAATTCTAGAATGGAAAATTCCTTTTAATGATTCACAAAAAGACTTGGCGATAATATCCAATTCCTTTAATGTTATATCACATTCATCTAACTGATTATCTTGTAATCGATCAGAAATGATTGACCTGACCAGTTTTTCAATCTTTTCAGGAGTAGGGTTTGACATTGAGCGTACTGCAGCTTCTACACTATCTGCAATTGAGATAATCGCAATTTCTTTTGTTTGTGGCTTTGGACCCGGGTAACGGAACTCCTCCTCATAGATGGAATCATTCGTTTGCTTAGCCTGATGATAAAAATATTTTAAAAGTGTTGTCCCATGGTGCTGTTCAGCTATGTCAACAAATTCTTTTGGCATTTTATGCTTTCTTAACATTTCCACGCCATCTGTAACATGGGAAATAATGATATTTTTACTAAGTTGTGCAGAAAGCTTATTATGTGGATTTTCAATATTCATTTGATTTTCAATGAAGTACTGTGGACGTTTTGTTTTTCCAATATCATGATAATAAGCAGCCACCCTTGCAAGAAGTCCATTAGCACCAATAGCTTCACAGGCGGATTCTGATAAATTAGCAACCATAACACTATGATGGTATGTCCCAGGGGTCTCCGTTAAAATTTTCCTTAGTAATGGGTGATTAGGATTGGCTAACTCAATTAGTTTCATCGTTGATAGTATGCCAAAACCTGTTTCAAAAAATGGCATAAAACCTATTGTCAATACCGAAGACACAAGACCTGACGCACATGCCATCACAAAATACGAGGATATTTCCATATTAGAATATCCACCATTTCTAATAAGCATAATGGCTGTAAGTGCTAGCACATTGACTCCAGCAACAAATAAACCTGCCTGCAAGATTTTGGAACGCAGGTTATGTTCACCTAAAAACAACACCCCTGCAAGACAGCCAAAAAGATAATAAATTCCGATAGAAAAGTTAAAATTGCCTGTTATTCCTTCATTAAATATAACACTTCCACAAACAG includes:
- the ybeY gene encoding rRNA maturation RNase YbeY, translating into MRLSIDSHDETNELTEKEIHTVEELLQFAAEQEGITEGAEISVTFVTNERIQEVNRDYRDKDQPTDVISFALEEMGEGEVEIVGIDQPRMLGDIIISIPRTKEQAQDYGHSFMRELGFLAVHGFLHLLGYDHMTEADEKEMFTKQKEILNQYGLKRSETI
- a CDS encoding diacylglycerol kinase, which gives rise to MDLKDPKLSEWKRFFRSFIFAWSGIIQTFKTERNFQIHVSISFIMLIVGMLLGFTTFEWVLLLFLLGGMLSLELINTALEHVVDLITPDYHPLAKAAKDAAAGAVLVYAFLSVIIGVIIIWSHLKLFV